GGCCAGCGGCACCTCGTGGTTCAGGCAGCCGAACACCGTCGCGTTCTCACCACGCAGGGAGCTCTGGCGGCAGAGGGGACACGGCCCTAAGCCAACTGGGGATGTCCCCTGCTGCGACAGCACCCTGACCCGTCCCCCACAACACCCAGCCCACCACCACGCACCCTAACCCACCGCTCCCAGCCCGCAGCCGTGACCCAGGAGCACCCCAAAGCCCGTCCCTCGCCCCGGTGCCCCCGCCCCAGCACCTCACCACGTTGAGCCGCAGCTCCAGGTTGAGCACCCCGCCGCTGTCCAGCACCGGCAGCAGGTTGATGACGAAGACGGCGGGGCGGTCGGGCGGCACCGACACGTTGGGCCCGAAGAAGATGTAGAAGTGGACGGAGAAGGTGTCCAGCTCGTTGCGCAGCGTGGGGCGGACGGGCCAGCAGCGCTCGCCGGCGGCAGAGGCGGGGACGGCGGCCAGCGGGCGCTTGGTGCCGTTGGGGCTGGCGGGAGGGGGGCTGTCCCCCAGCGCCAGCCCGCCCGCCGAGCCGAAGGAGTGGGGCATGTTCATGGAGGCGCTGGAGGGCAGGAAGGGCGGCCGGGACAGGCTGGGGCGGGAGCAGTCTGGGGGGAAGAGGCGTCAGACACGGCACCGCACGGACACCCCCCTGCCTCCCACCACAACTCCCTGCCTGCGTCCTGGTGCCTGACAATGCCACCGAGCATCCCAGTGTCACCGAGCATCCCAGAGCACACCAGCACCTCCCAGAGTGTCCCGAAGCATCCCTGAACCTCCCAGCATCCCAGAGCATCCCTGCACTTCCAAACACCCCAGGTAATCCCAAAGCATCccagcatctcccagagcaCCTCTGCACCTCCCAGCATCCCAGTGTCCCAGCATCCCAAAGCACCCCAGTGTCCCAAAGCATCCCTGCacctcccagcacctcccagtgcCCCAAATcatccccctgcccccaggCCCCACAAGcaccctccagcagccccccaaaTCAACGCCGAGGCCGGGTCCCCTCACCCGTGAGCTGCACGATGACCTGGAAGGAGACGGCGCCCGGCGCCCCGGGGTGCCTCTCCACCAGCACGTAGTACCAGTGCTGCCAGAAGGGCAGGTCCAGTGCCAGCTGGCAGGGCGCGTGCTCCCGGCAGTCCAGCGCCGTGGAGTTGTGCAGCGGGGGGGCCTTGGCCCGCACCCGCAGCCACAGGGGGCAGCCCTCGGCCCCCCGGCACCGCAGCACCTCCACCAGCACGCGTGACGTGTAGCTGGGCACGAACACCCTGCGGGGACACCCGTGTCAGCCCCTGCCCCTCGGCGCGCGGAGAGGGGCTTGGGGGAGGCAAGGCAGAGGGATGGGGGGCCCTCGGGGACCCAACCGCCCCCCAAAAAAGGCTGCCCCCTCCTTGGCAGACTCCCGTCGAGCTCACTTGTAGAGGCAGGAGCGGTTGTGGGGGGCCATGCTCTGCTCGGAGGCGTAGCCGGGGTACAGCACGGCGATGTTGACCAGGCGCTGCACGATGAGCTGCGGCTGGAAGAGGTACTGGCACTCCTCGTAGAGACCCTGCGCCAGCCAGGCAGTCAGCACGGGGGCTTGGGGGGTCCCCAGCAGCGAACTGGGGTGCTGCCCGCCCTGGTACACCCCCTCCAGAGACGCCCAGGACCCCTGCCTGGCGGCGTGGTGATCCACGCGGGACACCCGCCCCACGTGCCGCCAGCCCCATAGGCCGGTCCGACCCCGCGTGCCCCAATTCCCACCCCAGCCCAAAGCCCCGCACCTTGACGGAGATCTTCCCCTCATCTTTGGGCAGGTGGGCAGCCAAAAACCAGTccccgggcagggggctggTGACGTTGAACACCCCCGTGGTGCGGTTGGGCAGCGTCCAGGTGAGGGTGAGCGCGAAGGAGCCAGGGACGGCCGTGTCCTTGGGGAAGTGCGTGCGCAGCGGGTTGATGACCGAGGGAGCCCCCGAGCGGAAATACCTGCAGGGGGCACGGCGATTAACGGGGTCCAGGTTCGgggtggtggcatggggacATGCCGAGGGACACCAGGGGGCAGCGCCCGGCAGCAGGGACACGCTGTGCACTCACACGGTGATGCTACGGTCCGGGCAGTGGTCCCCGAAGGTGCCACCCTGCTCCTTGAAGGTGATGAGGTTCCAGACGGCGATGACCGTGTCCTCGGGGATGTGGAAGTGGAAGAGCTCGATGCTGGCAAAGGAGCGGAACGGGCTGAGCTTGCGCGGCGTGCGGGTGAAGTAGTCGGTCACAAAGAGCCCGTCTGCAGGGGAGACCCGAGGGGCAatcagtggggctggggggggggggctcagcacccctcCCGGCCCAGGCCCACCCCACAGGCTCTGAACATGCCCCAAAAGCATCAGTCCAGAGGCAGGAACCCCGCGCTGTGCCATCTGccttgtccccagggctggtggcagctgtGCTCCGTGCCCGGCTCAGCAGGGAGGATTGGGGAGCAGCACGCCCCCCACACAGCCCCCCGGCTCTGCCCCGCTCGGCGGGGGAGGAAGGGTGCACAGATGCGTGCACATATGCACACGGGGGTGCTGCCTGCGTGCACGGCGAGGCGGAGGCGTGCACACCCACGCGTGGCTGCGCACAGCTCCGCGGCCGTGCAAGACGCTCCCTGCAGTCCTGCCCAAACATCCAGCACCCCGGGAGATTTCCAGGAGCCTTGGCAGCAGCGGGCAGGCAGATCCCTGGAGCTCCAGACAGGAGCTGTAACTTCACCCCGCCGCTGGGACGCCTGCCCAGCGCCAGCCTGGGAATCCCAGGCCTTATTCCCCAGGGATGCACCGAGGATGGGATGCTGCAAGCTGCCAGCAGAGCGGATGCCAGCAGAGGACGGGGCTGCGAGCAGCCCAAGGGACTCGTCCAGCTGGGAACTGGGAGAGCGGAGAAGAAGGGCTGCTTTGTACAGCCTGTGCCTGGCCGGGGGCGCGCGCGCGTGTGCTCGCGTGCAcgtgtgtgtttgtgctgcgtgtgtgcagccccagcaggctgaGCCCCGACATGCATCTGCTCCCTCTCCTGGAACAAAGGcagctccccctccccttccccggGCACGAAATGCCCGTCTGCGTGCGCGGGTACCCGACCCCAAATCCTCCGCCACGAACCCCCGAGCCTCTCCACGACACCCCCAGGGGACCGGAGCTCCGTGCCAGGGGGGTCCCCGGGGAGAAGAAGACCTCCAGGAGGGGTCCCCGTGCCCAGTCCCCCGGGACGAGGTTGGGGGAGGGGACCGGGGGCCAGGACGGAGCCCCCCAAGCCGGCGGGGCCCCGAGGCCGGAtgcgcagccccggggctcaGCACCGCGGACAGCGCCCGCGGccggggctcagcaccggggACAGCGCCCGCGGCCCCAAAGCGCCCCCGCCGCACACCTCGGGACCCCCTTCCCCTGTATCACCGCCCCACAGCGAGGCACCGCCGTGCCCCGCAGCGCGCTCCCTCCCCACGCAGCCCCGCGGGTGCCCCCGCAGCTCCCCATCCCCGCCGCCCCGCACCGCACGCacgcagccccgcgcccccccgctCCTCGCGGATCCCGACCCCACCGACCACGACCCCTCGCGTGTCCCACCCCACGGCATCCCCCCGCTCCGTGCCGGCCCTACACGCTGCCCCCGAGATGGGGGGGTTCTCCCCCCCATTCCCCGCCGCGCCCCATTGCGCGGACTCCCCGCagcgcgccccccgcccccgtgCGCGCCCCCGAGACCCCCCGCGCGCCCCACGGCAGGCGGGCGCCGtgccccacgccccccccctccGTTCCCCACGCAgcgcagccccgtgcccacGCACCTCGCACCCCCACAGGATAACCATTCCCCCCCGTAGGATCACCGCACCCCCCGATAGGGTCACCGTGCCCCCTATTATGGGGTCGTGACTCCCACTATAGGGTCGTGCCCCCCATTACCGGGGCGGGCCCCCCCAGTAGGGGGCCCCTgaccccccccggccccggggcgctcaccggcgggcggcggcaggaggaggacgaggaggaggaggaagaggaggaggaggaggagcagcggcggcggccgcAGCGGGGGGCGGACGAGGGGGTCCCggcgcccccgccccgcgccgccccgccgccccatgccgccccgccgccggcagACCCGACGCGCGCCCGCGAGAATGACGTCACCCGGCGCGCCACGCCCCGGCCACGCCCTCCCCGAGCGGCCATTGGCTGTGCCGCGCGTCGATCGCCGCCCTCCGCGACTCGAGCGCTGATTGgtgcggcggcgggggggcggggagaTCCCGGCGGCGCGCGCGCGCGCTCGGGTCGCGTGCGGGGCGGGACGGGGTGGTGCGAACCGGGATCGGGAACGGGATCGGCACGGGGGctgggaccgggaccgggaccgggaccgggaccgggaccgggaccggggtCGAGTTCGGCTCCGGGGCCGGGAGTCCCCCGAAAAGGGAACCTCTGGGAGCGGGCACTCCCCTACCACCCTCCTCCGGTACCGAGAAGCCCCCCCTGTACCGGCCACCTCCGGTACCGGGCACtccccggaccccccccccgtTACCTCCCTCTCTCCGTACCGGGTATCTCCGGTACCGGGCACCCCCCCGGTCCGCCCCCCCCCGGTACCCGGCACACCCCCCGGTACCGGGTACCCCCCCCAGCTCCGGTGCCGCCATGGAGTTCCCTGCCGCGCTCTTCCCCTCCTACTTCGGCAGCGGCCCCCCCAGGGACGAGGCCGGCCCTGCGCCAGCTGCCGGCTGGGGGGAGCACGGGCAGGTGCTGGAGGCCGGGACCGGGCAGGTGAGGGGGGACGgggaacggggggggggggggggtgaccgGGGATGGGGTACCGGTGCCGCCCTCACCTCCCCACCTCTGTCCCCGTACAGGTGCAGCCGCTGTTTGTGCCCCGCCGCAGCCGGCAGGGCGAGAGCTGGGAGCCCTGCGAAGCTGCTGCCgtgcccctgctgccacccaaCGACAGTGAGGACCTGGGGGGGTCTagggggagcccccagccccaggcactgaGCCGCATCCTGGCACCTGGGCAGCCGTCCCTGCTGGTGTCCCGTCCCCACGGTGCCAGCCGTGCCCTGCTCTGTCCCCGCAGGCTGCTGGATGCCACCTCTGGTCCCCCAGGACATCCTGTACCGCGGCGTCCTGCGCAGGAAGCTGCGGGCAGGGAGGTCCGGAGCTGCGCTGGACTTCACCAAGCAGGTAGCCCCGAGGAGATGGGGCAGAGCCTGGCGGGGACCATGGCATCCCCACGCATCCTGACCCTGCCTTTCCCTCCCCGCACAGCTAGGCCACTTCTTTGTGGATCACCCAGAGGACGCCTTCGgctccctggggcagctgctgcacaaGAACTTCCACCTGGGTGACTCCAAGCTGAGGgtcagtgcctttttttttggggggggggctccaTCAGCTCCCCCCGG
This DNA window, taken from Oxyura jamaicensis isolate SHBP4307 breed ruddy duck chromosome Z unlocalized genomic scaffold, BPBGC_Ojam_1.0 oxyZ_random_OJ77442, whole genome shotgun sequence, encodes the following:
- the LOC118158723 gene encoding transmembrane protein 8B-like, translating into MGRRGGAGRGRRDPLVRPPLRPPPLLLLLLLFLLLLVLLLPPPADGLFVTDYFTRTPRKLSPFRSFASIELFHFHIPEDTVIAVWNLITFKEQGGTFGDHCPDRSITVYFRSGAPSVINPLRTHFPKDTAVPGSFALTLTWTLPNRTTGVFNVTSPLPGDWFLAAHLPKDEGKISVKGLYEECQYLFQPQLIVQRLVNIAVLYPGYASEQSMAPHNRSCLYKVFVPSYTSRVLVEVLRCRGAEGCPLWLRVRAKAPPLHNSTALDCREHAPCQLALDLPFWQHWYYVLVERHPGAPGAVSFQVIVQLTDCSRPSLSRPPFLPSSASMNMPHSFGSAGGLALGDSPPPASPNGTKRPLAAVPASAAGERCWPVRPTLRNELDTFSVHFYIFFGPNVSVPPDRPAVFVINLLPVLDSGGVLNLELRLNVSSLRGENATVFGCLNHEVPLASGDNASVTCETESLAGFLLSVNATASLSRLRIPYPQTGSWYLSLRSLCATEHGFEPCTNVTAEVYLRAYLSPCINDCGIYGQCKLLRTNNYLYAACECKAGWNGWGCTDNAEAFSYGFQLLSTLLLCLSNVMFVPPVAIAVRSHYLLEAAVYIFTMFFSTFYHACDQPGIVVFCIMDYDVLQFCDFLGSLMSVWVTVIAMARLQPVVKQVLYLLGAMLLSMALQMDRHGLWNLLGPSLFALGIMAIAWTARTIRRRHCYPPTWKRWAFYLCPGALIAAAAVLLYAFVETEENYFYIHSIWHLLIAGSVGFLLPPRAKPAGRLGSLPRRKGCGYQLCVNEQEELGLVDPAVASINSICTS